The DNA region AAAATCTCATCGTTCAACAGGCCTACTGCATTTCAGAGCATGAAATGTAATACACACATACATCTGTACAATATTGAAACTTCCTGGATCCTGCAGCAGTATCACAGTTCACATACTGCCCATAGATACCTGGCATTGGAACTGTCCTAAAAGGCCAGGAATGAACTTTAGTTAGTCAGAGATTGATGAGAGCTATGGAAATAATGCCCAGTTTAATACATAGTCTCAGTTCCTATGTGTGcatgcattctgctgccagaccagctcttccctcacctGCAGTGACACTTTTGCCCATAATATTCTATCCCACTTTTAATTTCATGTTACTGTCTCTTTCAGGGTGTTTCCAGAACGTGCCCTGAACCTTCTGAAGAAGATGACCATTCCAAAGTTTGATGCAGTCATTGGGCAGAGAAGCCCCCAGTGAAAAGCAAGAACTGATTCTCATTTCCCAGAGGCACCAGTGAAAAGAGAACATGTGCTGAGCATAGTTCAGCTGCCTTGATTCAGAACAGAGCTCAGGCAGATGCTTGCAGGCCACCATTCCCAGGCACACCTAAGGGCTCATCCCACACCTGCAGCTGGAACACACCTGCATAACAGGGAGTGTTAGCAAAGCAGTGATGCAGCTCTAGAAGGGCTGCTTTTAATGTACATCCCATCTCATTTGTCTCATTGTGCTGAGGCAGGCAGGATGCCCACAAAGGTGGGTAGCCTGTGTTTGCCCACAGCTCCCTAGTTGACTGCAAAGGGATTGCCTGACAACATGTTCATCTGGACTCCTCCCTGAGCAAAAGCATCTTGCAAGAAGCAATTTATAGAGGAGGAGGGTGGCCTGTTTCATCTCACTTAAtaattttaagtttaaaaaaaatgtgctcTAATGAACACTTACAGTTTCATGTGCATTTGTAATGAGCATTATTGAATTAATAATCCAATTGtattattaattatttgtaattattgaaattattaattatatGTGATTATTGAAATCATACAGCCTTGTTTGTAATGTAGTGCCTAATTACAACATTTATCAATTATGCATTAGCACCATCAACACTCcatattacaaataaatacatttttctaaCCCAAAGGTGTCTCTCAGCAATGAAAGTGGTAACCGGGTCCAGCACCAGTGGACCATGTGCCTCAGTGCTGAAAGGATCCGCCACAGTCTGCCAAacagcagcccaggctgcagggaTGAGGCAAACCCCAGGCACATGGGGAAGCCACATCAGGATCAGTGAGGTACAGGGCCAGGCAGTGCAACCCATGCAGGGGCCAGGGCTTAaaggcactgccagggcagggtgtgcaggagaaggctccagaCGAGCCTTCACACAGCTCCTCATCAGAAGCCAGGGGCCTGCTCTGATGGCACAGGAGGTGAAATCCCTGAAGGTCTTTGGCCTGGGGTCcaagagagcagcagctgctggcacacgGGTCAGAGACCCCTCCACAGCACAGAGAAACTGTGCACCCACTTGTGCAACTCCCACCCgctgcaggcactgctggcCCACAGCCATGCCAGGCAGGCCTGAATGCACTGCCACCTTCGACACACTTGGAATCTGTCCTGTTCACCTGAGCCTTTCAAGTTGTTCTGTAAACAGGCTCTTCAGAAAAGGGAGAGCCCTCACCACTCAGCCTCTCCTGCTCTTAGCTGGCAACAGGTAGCAGCACTGTTTACAGCTTAAATAACATACAACTGTTTTCCATTTTGCCCATGGATTATTCATGTAACAGGACACTTCCCAGCTTCAGCTCTTGTGTTTCACAGTGCAAgattcctgcagctgggacaggaaaGTCAAAAAGGGCGTTCACAAAATTCAGGACATAAAAAAAGTTATAAGCCAATCAAAGAATACTTAGGCATGGTTTCAATTTAAAAACCAAGCCAAATGCTTCTTTTTGAGCTGCATATTGCCCTCTTGCTACCATGACAGTCCTGTAACATGTGAGACACTTGAAGCCACATCTCTGTGGCTTTTTGATTATGTTCACTTCCACCTATTCTTACCTAGTGAGGAGTCAAAAAGTCTAAAAATACAGATGCTTTAGAAGTTCAAAAGACCTGTCAGAGCAAGCAGCATACCAGCCGAAATGTTTGTGCTTAGCACTCACTGGAACATAAGGGCTAAATCAGTACTTTACAGATTTGTAGGTACTTAACAGTTGTCTCTTGTATGACTGTCAAGCATTCTTAACTTCCCACCCAGCTTAGTCCCTCTTAGTACCCACCTTCCgcatttcttctgtttcatGACTTGAATCCTTGCTCAAAGGAGTCACAGTCCAGTGACTCCAcagaaaaaaagcttaaaaagaCCCTGGAGAAAAGTCAACATTGGATGACTTGGCCCTGAAGGACGGCTTCAGTAGGACACATCAGACAAGATGCTTGGCTTCTCCTGGCACACCATTCCCACTAGCCATGTATATAATTTACATACTGATGGCAGCATTAAATTGGAACAAAAATCCATCCAGGGCATGACAGTGCTCTTCTGCAGAGTCTGTTTCTTAGCACACTTGCTCCTAAGGAAGGGGAGAGACTAGCGATTCCTGCTTTGCCAGATCTAGTCCAGGGTCTCAGAGCTCAGAATTACTGAGAAAGGCAACTTTTGCAGTACTCCGTGTGCGGCTGTGGTTCTGTTCTATGTCTTCTATGGCTGCAAATCTTCGGCTTGGCATAAAGAAACATATGCAAAAGCACGGATTTAAGCCTTCATCTCCTGAACACCAGTGACAGAATTGAGGCACCAAGCCTCTCAGGCTCCTCAGTTCTTTTTCTGGACTCAACACTCAACTGAAGCTTAGCCCAAGCTCTGGTCACATGTGGGTGCCCAGCAGGAGTCCATGTGAGTAGGTTTCATGCAGCCACCTACAGCTAAGTCCCAGATTTGAAGAGGGGTATCTCACACCCTGGCCTAAGGACTCCTTATGAGTCAGGTTAGTGACTCTGGCCCTGTGCTTTGCCTCCTGCTGAGATGTCTCTTGGAGTTGGTGCTTCCATGTCCTCCCTGCCTCCTTTTCCTTGGCTCCAGCACTGACTGGACTGTGCCAGGACTGGACTGACTGACCCTGTGCCAGGAAAATTACAGCACCACTGAGTCGTGCAATTGGGGTCTGGCCCAAATGCTGATGTGTTAATTAAGCAGGGAACCAGGTTCCAAGAGAAAAGTAGGAAGCGCCTAGCTCAAAATCTCTGTGCTGGAACTGACCCAGTCTCCCACAGACAAGGTGAGCTGCAGCTAAACCACCAGgacaaaaataatacttttcaAAAACTGTAATCTTAACTGGATGCGATTTTGGTCAGTTGTTAGATGTTTGTGAACCCTTCACTCTTCCCCCGCAAGCAGCTCAAAAATATCCTTAAATAAGATGATGAACATGACTGTGATACATCAGATTTTCTAACTGAAAAGTAAAGGAGTAAGGTCAGCAATCTTTTCCAGGAAAGGCCATGTGTTACATTGATAGAGCTGGAAGAAACACCTGAAAGTACTTTTCTCATATTTCCTATAAGCATTCCTGTTCTGCTTAAGGTTCTGGATACTCCATTACATACAAGTGAGTCTAAGTGTGAGTTGTGTGATTTAGACTAAATTTGATAAAAATATCCCAATTCATGCAATTTAATGTCATTTTTTAAAGGACTTATGGAAACTAAGCAGCTGCAGCATAAGATGGAAGGTCTGAGTATGGATAACTAAATAAAAGACATAGTAAGACAAACAGCTAGGCAAGAGCTCACCTGTGGAGTTCCAGAAGTTGAAAGGACTTGTCTCATTCAGCTTTCCTTAAGGGACCTGGAAGAGGATGGTGGGGGACAAAGCCTGCTGACCATGCATAGAGATGCAATGGAAAGAAGGACCATGAATAAAACTGCTTAAGGACCTCATGGCACTGAGCAACTCAACAGGCACAAAGCacaaaaactgaaaagaatTACAATACAGAGTTGAATGGACCTTCAAGATGCTTTTGTCAGTAAACTGGATGAACAATTTTATTGCCACTTCCATCCCTTTTCCACCTGCAGCAAGTGACAAACAAGAAcatgctctgctgcttccttgATACAAGGGCCTGAGAGAGGAACAGGAAGGCACTGCCACCTGTGTGGGGACAAGCAAAGCAGAGAATGAACAGTTGCGGCAACTGACAGATCAAAACCAATGACAGGACACAGAAGGGTTCGCACACCTCTATCGTCTGTGTTTTCCTTAGCCAAGAGGGCAGAAAACGCCCTAAAAGCCACATTTCTTTATCCACGTCCGGTACGTCCTGTTAGCTGCAGGGCGAGCAGGGTTCCGCGAGGGCAGACTGGAGTGCAgactgcagctcctctgcaccGCTCACCCAGCGCCACCACGGCGACACCGGGAGCTCAGGGTGGGACAACGGGGCGGAGCAGCCACCGGTGCGGGCGGTGCGGGGGTGGATCCTGCGGGAGCGGACGGGACCCGCGGCGCGCACTGAGACGGCAGCAGGTAAATCAACAACCCGCGGGTCCTCTCAAAAGAGATTAAAGTCCAGTTCGGTCCTCAAAAGAGCTCCAGGAAAACAATGAATCTGTTTCTGGAGCTTCTCCTGTTCCTGGCCACGCTGCTCTACTCCTACCTGGAGGCTTTTGTGAAGCTCTTCGTGCCTGTGAGGAAGAAGTCTCTCAGCGGGGAGCTGGTGCTCATCACGGGCGCTGGCCATGGCGTCGGGAGAGCGACTGCCTTGGAGTTCGCCAAGCGCCAGAGCAGACTGGTTCTGTGGGACATCAATAAGGTAATGGGCACACTCGTGTCCTCACTCCGTGACCTCCGAGTCCGCGGGAGATTTAGGGACGTAAGAAGGGCAGCACCACGTTGCACCCCCATCGCCCGGCCCATTGCAGCCCGCTCCCATCGGCTCCCGCTTGGCTCCTCCGGCTGGGATGCTGAGCGCCAGGAGAGGGTTTGGCCCCACTTGCAGCGGAGGATGTGGGGCTCTGGTCCCACGGTCACTCGGTGCTCCTCGGCAGGGAGCGGGCAGCATCCGGCAGAGCACCTGCGAGAGGGAAAGAAGTGCTCgggaagctgctggaggagctgctgcctgggctggcAGAGAAAGCCCGCTGAGACCAAGATCAGAAGGCTGTTTGCAGAGAGGAGCAGGTCTGCCTTCACTTGTTCTCTCTGTAGCCCCGGGTGTTTTGTGTGCACTGCTGGGAGATGTGTTTTCTCTGCACTCATCAGCAGCATCGCTGTGCCGGGCTGTGTGTGAGCCCGGCTGTCCTCTGGGCAGCTGCACACGTAAAGGACCTTGCCAAGTGGAGGATGGGCAGATACAAACATGCAGCGTGGCATTCAGAAGGGATCAAGGTAAAGTGCTGAGTGTAGGTGCAACAGGGTGGATGAAAAGCTGGGCTTTCTGTTTCTGTAACACTGGGTCAGAGAAGAAGCTTAATTGTGGTATCCTGAAGCTGCAAAACACCGCAGCACTGGGCCCCACTGGCATGGCTTTCTGGCACCTGGGGATAAGACAACAGCAAAATCATTTCTGCCCTGGCTTAGTGAGCTGATACAGTAACAGAGGGAAGCCtctgttctgtgtgtgtgtcaaaTGCAAACCTGTAAGGAAAGTCTCTTTGCCCTGTGCACAGTTGTTGTGGATTGACCTTGGCTGCATGCCAGGTGCTCACCAAGCTGCTCTATCATACCCTCTTCTCAGCTGGACTAGGTAGAGGAAATAACATGGGAAATGATGACCTGTAGGATGAAATAAAGCAGTTtgctaaagcaaagctgaaagaTTGTGCGCACAgaagcaaagacaaaaaaaaattattctctaCTTCCCATCAGCAAGAGATGACCACCCACGTCCTGGGGAGTGCTTGCTCCGGAAGGCAAACATTGTAAATACCAGAAgcccctcctcttcttcctccttttcttggCTTTTATAGCTGAACTGTCATATGATAcggaatatccctttggtcagttttgctctgcttttctctttgtgtcCCCTCTATTGATGGGGCAAGGAATGTTGGGAACACAGCAATGATGCtgcaccagcactgctcagcagcaacCAAAAAAAAGGTGTATTATCAACCCCTTCCTAGGAACCAGTGCAAAGTACAGCCCTGTGAGGATGCTGTGGGGAAATGAATTCCATCTCAGCCAGACCCAACGCAACTGGGGCTCTTCTCACAGCCAGCATGTGAATACAGAAAGGCATAGAGCCACTCTCCACACCTCGGGGCGTCAGCCAGGACTGTGTTGCATGAGCTCTGTTTACACTCGCAGTGCCGcctgctgtgctgtgacaggCACTGCGTGCCCTCTTTCTGCTGTTACGTGTGCCTTACCAAGCCAAACTCACTCTTGTTGCCACATTCCTAAGTCTAAGAgaattggggttgttcagcctggaaaacagATGGCTTTGGAGTGACTTAATTGCAACCTTCCAATATATGAAGAACGGTTACAAAAATATGGAGAGAGAGTATATCTAAGAGCgtgtagtgacaggacagagggaaatggcttcaaactgaaagaaaggaggatagattggatattaggaaaaaattctttactgtgaggattGTAAGGTactgaaacaggttgcccagagaagttatAGATGCCTCATCCCttgaaatgttcaaggccagattgaATGGAGAACTTGATCTAGTGTCCTGCCCATTGCAAGGGGAGGTTGGAACTATATAGTCTTTAAGATCCATTCCAAAACAAACCATTTCATGATTCTCTGATTTCCTTTCTGGTAGTCAGTCTACAAAAGTCCAAAATTTCCATCTGGAATACCTATTCTTTCAACGACCACCACACCTATAGCTCTTTCCCTGGGTAGCCATGAACTGTtctggggctgggcagtggtTGCTCAATCCAGGGACATCTTCAgcctctgctgctcagctgtggtGAGGGGACAGCTGTGCACGGTGTCGttctctttgcctcttccaGCACGGCATCGAGGAGACGGCAGCAGAATGCCAGACGCTGGGAGCCACTGTTCAAACCTTCGTGGTGGACTGCAGCAAACGGGAGGAGATCTACAGCACTGCAGACAAGGTGGGACAACAGGGGCACGCGGCCAAAGGCTTTCCCAGCCATGCTTGATTTCACAAATCCTGCAAGCCCTTGGAAGCTCTTCACTCCTTGCTGCTCTCTGGACACAGAGTGCTGTAGCATTTCCAAGATCACAGCCAGTCTCATCCTATTTGGGAGGCTCCAGCATATCACATCCTCTTGCCAAGTTTGCTCTCTGGGGTTCCAGCCTCTGAAGGAACACAGACAGCACTGAGaacataagaaatattttaatgtaatgGCTGTGGTCCAGCTGCCCCAAAACAGTCTGTACCTCCGTGGTCTCAATGGTGACTACACGGTCCAAACTGTGCACAGTTTGTGGAACACAATAAACAACACTGGCATTAATGAATGGGGAAGAATCAGATCTAAACCAGATTCCATGGCTCTACTGCAGAGTTCCTGCCACATCTGGAAATGTGGCATGATCTCCCTGTCTCTTGAAGATGCAACGTTAAGAATTCAATTATGGTTCATTTTCCCCAcccttacttttttttttccccctcctgagCGACAGACACAACTTTGggcttttgtttctctccaaaAGGTGAAGAAGGATATTGGGGATGTGACTATCCTGGTGAACAATGTTGGTGTGATTACAGCTGCCGACTTTCTCTCGACTCAGGACCACCAGATAGAAAGGATGTTTGAAGTCAACATTCTGGGTCACATGTGGGTAAGGGCCGCCACCATCTCTAGCTGCAGTTTTTTGGGAGTGTCAGTGAGGATGCTTATTTAGACCAACCATTATTAGCAGTGCATTGCCAAATGAACTGTTAGAGCACAGGGGCACCCAAGCAGACTGTGTGCTGGGAAACTGGAATGGCCTCTTGCTGATGTGAGCTGGCTGGTGGCAGCCTCAtctgcagcacacacagaagGCCTCTGTCAGAGGTGTCGTGGGGCTGACAGGCTGGGAGGGTTTCAGCAGTACTTGTTGTggcagaaggaaagagaagccATAGATTGACAAGTGGTTTATTGTACGTGCTGGGTTCTGCTGACACCTGAAaccttaaaagcagcaaaggaaAGATGTGAAAACCATCTCCTGTTTATAGCCAGCTGCTGAAGCCTTTGGAGAGCAGGTTGCCAGCTGCACCACTGGTCAGAGAGCAGGTATCTCTGTGGCTCTGAGAATCTGGGGTAGCTTTAGGGATAGCTTTGGCCACCTAGTGAATAACATTGAGGGTCAGTGCTGAGTATGCCTAAGAAAACAAtgttcttttcctccttcctgtCCCCTGCATTTTGCCTCTTGGTTTAAATGACTTCCAAGACCACGAGAGCTTTCCTGCCAGTCATGATGGACAACAACTATGGGCACATTGTCACGGTGGCTTCAGCAGCAGGTCATTTTGTGACTCCTTTCATGGTGGCATATTGGTAAGTGATTTTGAAATCAGCttgcttaaattaaaaaaatcttaattgcATCTTTTCCATCAGGAAGTACCAAGTGATTAGCTCTGACTGAATTGTGAGCAATGTTTGTATGAAAGAATAGTCATGTGATATCTAATTTCTTTGGAATTCATTGAAACTTAAGGCCCACATCTATTTCTGTGGCAGGTCCTTTCTCCTCTACATTTTGCTTTCATAGTATCCTACTATTTCAAAGCAGACACAGTTGATTTGAGATGCTCCTGTGTGCTACAATAAATAGTCAAAGGTTAATCTCCATTTCTACCCTGCCCATCCTTCATAATATCACACATTCATGATGCATTCCTTCCACAAATCTTCTCTTGTGGGAAAAATGGGATGTGCATCGATTGACACACACTACTCAATGTTTTGTAAGATTTCCTGATGTTTTCCTCTATGTTTTGTCTGCCTGTACACACCCTGTCTGCTTTCCACAATTACTCCACAAGTTTCAATATCTTTGCCAGCACTACAATCTGGCAAAGGGGAAGTTAATATAGTCCTTGTTCTGCCTCTCAGCTGGAATATATTGTTTGGAGGTTTTTGCATCCTACCCTGTACTGTACATGTATCATTGTTTAAGCCATTTGCAGTGGTAGAAAGGTGGAAATAGGATTTCTGCCTTCTCATTTGTacttcctcccttcctgcagctcaaGCAAGTTTGCTGCAGTTGGATTTCATAAAGCTCTGACAGAGGAGCTGTCTGccctgggaaaggatggaataAAAACAACGTGCCTTTGTCCGGTTTTTATAAACACTGGATTTGTCAAAAACCCCAGTACAAGGTAACTCTCAATACTCtgcattcctgcctttccttcttTGCATCAAGGTACTGCATATTATCCCCAGCTTTAGCCCTCTGTTCCAACTGGCTGTATAACAACCGTTTGTATCATTGGCTAAAGAAAATCTGCAATGTCCTTTAATTGTTGCTTTAATTGTTGTTTAATTGTCCAT from Anomalospiza imberbis isolate Cuckoo-Finch-1a 21T00152 chromosome 4, ASM3175350v1, whole genome shotgun sequence includes:
- the LOC137472734 gene encoding estradiol 17-beta-dehydrogenase 11-like yields the protein MNLFLELLLFLATLLYSYLEAFVKLFVPVRKKSLSGELVLITGAGHGVGRATALEFAKRQSRLVLWDINKHGIEETAAECQTLGATVQTFVVDCSKREEIYSTADKVKKDIGDVTILVNNVGVITAADFLSTQDHQIERMFEVNILGHMWTTRAFLPVMMDNNYGHIVTVASAAGHFVTPFMVAYCSSKFAAVGFHKALTEELSALGKDGIKTTCLCPVFINTGFVKNPSTRLGKILEIEEVVEALMEGIVANQKMVFVPSNQSIALFLERVFPERALNLLKKMSEVKFDAVIGQRSPQ